Genomic DNA from Verrucomicrobiia bacterium:
TGATTTGGCCAGGAAATCATCAAAATCCTTCGGCAACGAGTGTGAGCCGGCGATGTATTTGCGCAGCGCAATGGACAATTGATTCAAATTAGCCTCTGGGCTTCCGCTGTCCGGAATCACAATCGGCTGCGGGGCCGCCCCTGGATCCATCTTCGGCGGTCCATGCCGGGCGAGAGACTCAGCGGTCAGTGGAGAAGCCTTTTTACCCGCCGGCAGAGTGGCCACAGCCAGAAGGAGCGCAAGGCCAACGCGACTTGGACACCATTTAGTCATATTCCGGCAAGAATATAATCAGAAGGGGTGGATTTTGCATGTCGTTAGAATTGAGGATAGGGGACCAGCGCTTCAGCGGGAGAGACACGAATTTCACGAATTACCACGAATCGGAGAGGACCGCAGATGGCGCGGATCACCCGCGCAGCGTACAAAACAATTCGCGGCCAAAAAGCAAATTCCTTTCAATTTATTAATAATTCTCCCGAACCGCCGCCCCATCGGCGAGGTTCGCGGGTCCCTCGATGACGACGCGTTCGCCCGCAGCCAACCCCGCCTCAATCACGGCATTGTCGGAATCGCTGCTGTCCACCGTGACGGCGCGGCGCTCGGCGCGGCCATCGTGCAGAACAAAGACGACATCTTTGCCGTCCTGCTGGCGAACAGCCTGTTTTGGGACAATTACCCGGCGGGCCGCGCTCGAAGCGGCGCCGCCGGCTTCGCGAAAGGCCACTTTAATGCTCATCTCGGGCAGGAGCCGCAGGTCGAGGTGATTGAAACCAACGCGGACCTTTACGGTGGATTTTTGCCGGTCGGCTGCAGGGATGATGGCAATGACTTTGCAGGGGATTTTCCAATCCGGATAGGCATCGAGCGTCGCCTCGACCGGTTGGCCGGCCTCGACGCGATTGATGTAGCTCTCATTGACATCGATTTCTATTTCCAGCGATTGCATATCGACAATCGTGCAGATACCCGTCCGGGTGAAACCCCCGCCGGCGGAGATCGGGGAGATCATTTCTCCGGGTTGCGCATTTTTGGAGGTAACGATCCCGGCGAACGGCGCCCGGATAACAGTATCCTCCAACTGCTGCTGCCAGGTGGCGAGCATGCGCTGGGCTACCTCGACATCCGCCTTTTGTTGCAGGAGCCTGGCCTTGAGGGCCAGGGCGGAGGCCTCGGCGTGGTCATAATCGGCTTGGGTGGCGATTTTATTGGTGAGCAGGCCCTTTTGGCGCTCGAGTTCCTGTTCAGCTTCCCGAATGCGCACCTCTGTTTCGGCCAGTGCATTGCTCGCGGAAACCAATTGCGCCTGGGCCAGAAGCAGGCTCGCCTTCACGTTCGTATCGTCCAGCCGTGCCAACACCTGGCCTTCATCGACCTTCATGCCTTCTTCGACCAGGACCTCGATAACTTTGCCGGTGACCTTGGAAGAGACCGTGGCCTCGCGCCTGGCAGTGACATAGCCAGAGGCATTCAACACCGTTCGCTCCTCCGCTGTTGCCCCCGCCTCGCGCGCCGCAACCGCGCGCACCAGGATGCCGCGCGGCCACAGCCGCCAGCCCGCCACGCTGCCGCCCAGCAGCAGCACGCCCAGCAACAGCAGAACCCACAGAGGCGCCTTGGTTTCCGGCGCCTCTTGGCGGTGGATGCGCAGGTCATCCAGCGTGGGTTTTTGCGGACTCATGGGAGCTTGCCCGCACCAAGGAAACCCAGGCTCGAAAATCTTGCGTTGAGCGCTTGCCCCATGTTTGTGAGGGAGAAAGAACCCCGGTTTAATGCAGGAAATGCCGCAAGACCAGGGCCGCCAGGGTAAGGACCAGCATCAGGCCGCTGGGCATGAATTTCTTGGTCTTGGTCAAGCGGATGGCGAAAACGACCAGTAACGCCGCCAGGATGACCTCGGTTATCAGTTGGCGGGCGCCAGGCTGGAATAACGAGGGTATCGACGCCACAATCAGGATGGCGGCCGAAATTGCCGAGGTAATCAGGGAAACCTTGCTGCCGGCCTTGAGAAAACCCATCAGCCCTCCCACCAGCAATAAAACGATATAAACCCACAGAACCGTGTTTCCAGTCATATGATGAGGCTCATCCTAAGGGAACCCGGGAGAAAGGAAACTTAGAAATGACTTTAAAAAGGCGCGGAAGAGGTCTGGAGGTGTAGCCCATCCAGCCCCAGTTCCTTGATTAAAAATGCGTAGGCCAACGCGGACATGAAGGCCGCCTGCTTGTTGTTGGCGGCCCCGCCGTGCCCGCCTTCGGTGTTTTCATAATACAGAACGTCGTGTCCCTGGGCTTCCATTCGGGCGACCATCTTGCGGGCGTGGCCCGGATGGACCCGGTCGTCGCGAGTCGATGTGGTGAAAAACACGCGAGGGTACTTTTTTTCCTTGAGCACGTTTTGGTAAGGGGAGTACTTGCTGATGTAAGCCCAGTCTTCGGGTTTATCCGGGTTGCCGTATTCATCCATCCAGCTCGCGCCAGCCAGGAGTTTATTATAGCGGCGCATATCCAGGAGCGGGACCTGGCAGACGACCGCTTTGAACAAGCCAGGACGTTCGGTCAACATCACCCCCATTAGGAGCCCGCCATTCGAGCCGCCTTCGATTCCGAGGTGGCGCGGCGAAGTCACCTTGCGAACCTGCAAATCCTCAGCCACCGCGATGAAATCGTCGTAAGCGCGTTGCCGATGGGCTTTGCGAGCCGCCTCGTGCCAGGTCGGGCCAAACTCGCCTCCGCCGCGGATGTTGGCCAGGACATAAACGCCGCCCCGTTCGAGCCATGCGGCCCCCACCCCGGCGCTATAGGACGGCAGCATGGAAATCTCGAAGCCGCCGTATCCATAGAGCAAGGTAGGATTGCTCCCGTTGAGCGCCATGCCCTTGGGGCTGACTTGGAAATAAGGGATTTTGGTCCCGTCTTTCGAAGTGGCCTCATGCTGTGTGATTTCCAGGCCGTCCGTCTTAAAGAAAGCAGGCAAGCTCTTGAGCTTCTCGCGCTCAGCCTTGGCGAGCGTCCCGAGGTACAGGCTGGAAGGGGTCAGGAAATCCGTGACGGTCATAAAGTAATCGTCCGATTCATCAGGATCGATTCCATGAATGCCGACCGAGCCAAAATCGGGCGCCGGCAGTGGGACGCGGGTCCAGCGGCCATTCTGGTGTTGGAGCGCGTACAAATGGCTGCGCACGTTGTCCAGTTCGTTCAGGATGAGGTAATGCCTTGTCGCGCTGGTTGCCTCGAGGCTCTTGCGCGCTGAGGGGGTAAACAGCGGCTCAAAACTCCGCTCGCCTTTCACACACCCATCGAAATTGGCCGCCAACAGCGAGCCTGCAGGGAATGTTTTCCCGTTCACGGTCCAATCGGTGCGCAGGCGCACGAGCAATTGATCGGCGAATGTGCCGACAGTGGCATCGTCGGGTTTATCGATGCGGACCCATTGATCGCCGCGGCGGACGTAATCCTCGCTGGTAAAGAAGGTCATTCCGCGTTGGATCAGCTCGTAGGTATAACCGTGGTCGTGGACAACCGAGGCCCCAACCTCGACATCACCGGGTTGGCCGCGAAAGACCACTGTGGCCTGCTCAAGCGGTGTGCCGCGCCGCCATTCCTTAATAATGCGCGGATAGCCGGAGGTCGTCAGCGAACCGGGGCCGAAATCGGTTCCCACATAGAGGGTATCGCGGTTGCGCCAGGCCACGTCGCTCTTGGCTTCCGGCAAATAGAAACCGCCCGGCACAAACGATTTTGTGGTCAGATCGAATTCCCGCGCCACTCTGGCATCTGCTCCACCGCGCGAGAGAAAAACCAGGCACCGATCATAGGTCGGATAGAGCACATCATATCCCTTCCAAACCCAGTTCTCCTTTTCGTCAGCGGCCAATTTGTCCAGGTCCAGCACGGTTTCCCAGGTGGGGTCATCCTTCTTGAATTCCTCGAGGCTGGTCCGGCGCCAGAGCCCGCGCACGTTCTTATTGTCGCGCCAAAAATTATAATAATAGCGTCCGTGCTTTGCGACATAGGGGATGCGCGCCTTGGAATCAAGGATGGACAGCAACCGTTTGTTTATCAGATCAAAATCGGGAGAGGCTTCAAGTTCTCTGGTGCTGATGGTGTTTTGGGCTTTGACCCACGCCAGGGCTTTGTCTGCGGTAACACCCTCCAGCCAAAGGTAAGGGTCGGCGGGGTTGCTCCCGGCCGGCAAGGCTGCGAGGGGCGCCGGCGAGACGGGCTGGCTTCCGTGGCTGCATGAAAATCCCGCGAGCAGGAAGCCGGCCGCAACGCCTGCCATCGGCAGGCGCTTGTTCCAATGTCCATTCACAATCCGTGGCATGGCCGGCCCCCACTTTATCAGCAACGCAATGACAAATGAAAACATTTTCGTCCTAGGAAAATCATGGGGCGATGAATGCGCTGAATCTACCGGACGGTTTTGTGGCGTGTTCGTGCGCGTGCCACCAGGGGTGTTCCGGGCCTAATGACAGAGTCGAAGCAATGAGCCGCCATTCCTGAGTGTAGGAGACGACGTAAGGAGTCTCTGATCAGCAACTTCCGCGTGAACCAAATGCGGCCAGTTGACAATTCTGATCAGAGACTCCTTACGTCGTCTCCTACAAAGGCTTGAAACTGACCTTGTCATTGGCCCCGGGGGGTGTTTGATGCCCGCGCCAGGGTCTATCGTTGCAGAGAAATCCAACCACCGCCTAGAACGAGGTCGTCTTGGTAAAAGACAGCGGCCTGGCCAGGGGTCACAGCGCGTTGAGGGGTGTGCAGTTTGACCTTGGCCCTGCCTGAAGCCAGCGGGGTAACTGTTGCGGCGGCGCCGGGGTGGTTATAGCGAATCTTCACCGTAGCAGCCACGCTTTCGGGCGGCGGGTCATAGGCTATCCAGTTGCACCGCTCGGCGATGAACTCGTCGCGTTCGAGGCCAGAGACATCACCTCCGACCACCACCCGGTTGGCAGCAGGGTCCAGGTCCAGGACGTAAAGGGGTCTTGGAGAAGAGATGCCCAAGCCCTTGCGTTGGCCAATAGTGTAGAACTCAATGCCTTCATGGAACCCCAAGACATGGCCCTCAACATTGACGATCTCGCCTCGATGCGTCTGGGCCAGCTTCGCCTGCCGCAGAAACTTGCCATAATCATTATCCGGCACGAAACAGATTTCCATGCTCTCCTCTTTGTCAGCGGTCTTGAGCTGGCACTGACGGGCGACCTCGCGAGTATCGGCCTTTGTTTTTTCACCAAGCGGGAAGAGAGCCCGCGCCAACTGCTGCTGGCCCAACGAGAAAAGGAAATAGCTCTGGTCTTTGCGCGGGTCATGGCCGCGCTTGAGCCAGGTGCGCGCGGTCTCAGGAGACTTCTCGACGCGGGCGAAGTGGCCGGTGGCGATGTACTGGGCGCCAAGCTGGTCGGCCCGCTCGATGAGCCGTCCAAACTTGAGGTTCTGGTTGCACATCACACAAGGATTCGGGGTGCGCCCGGCCTTGTACTCATCGGCAAAATACTGAATGACTTTGGTTTGGAATTCCGCCGCTTCATCAATGAGATAGTACGGTATGCCCAGTTTATGGCAGACGGCCCGGGCGTCGGTGACGGCTTGGGGACCGCAGCACTTGTCTTCAGCGCGGGAGATGCAGTCCTGCGGCCAGAGCTTGAGGGTGATGCCGACCACGTCATAGCCCTGTTCGAGCAAAAGCGCCGCCGTAGCAGAGGAATCGACTCCGCCGCTCATGCCGACAACTACACGTGTTCTTTTCAGGGCCATTACAGGGCCTTAAGCATAACCTGTTGGATGAATGCTGTAAACCGGCAGCAGCGGGCGCCGCCGCGGGCTCACCAAAACTTCCACCAATGATGCTTGGCCGGGGGAGAGGGGACAAACCGATTCTCGTGGCTGGCCATCGAGGCTGGTTCAATCTCCTCGACACGGCTTTGGGGGATAACATTGTCGCGGCCCTGAGCGTCTTTGTAATGATAATTGGCTCCTTTGAGCTTGGGTTTTCCGGAAGTGGTGAGCTGGATGCCATTGGTGAGTTTCATGACGTAGGTGTTTGCGCAGCCACAAACCAGGCCAAGAGCAAACAGGAGCGGTAGAGCGAGCCTTTTCATAACAAACTTGCTGCCTGCTCTTTAACACCGGGGCGCAAGCTTGTCACTCCGGATGTTGCAGGGTGTTAAGAGCCTGTTTTAGTGCGCATTTCCACGGCGCACTAAAACAGGCTCCAACCTACCGTGCCGGCTCGGCGATCAGCTCGATAATCGAGCTGTCGAATTCACGATGGCAGGCCGGAACAAGCCCTTCATTTATCAGAATTGACCCTGGAACGATCTGTCCTTCTTTGTCGAGGCGCCCAGACGTCCCTTCGGCAAGATTGAGTTCGCGCACGCGATAGTTGCGCTGCGGGTCCAAGCCCCCGGGCCGGACCGGTTTATTCGCGTCGTCATCCGCGAGTTGGTACACAAAGAGCACCGCCCGGGAACGGTCAGGCAGGACATAATCCAAGGCGCTTCGCGGCCCTTGGTAAGGTGATTCGAGCCGGAACAGGTCGCCTTGGGCGGTAATCTCGCGAACGGTTTGTTTGTAGAGCAAAACGGCGCTGGCGATGGCGCGGCGTTCCTCGGGCTTGAGTTTGCGCGCATCCAAATCCAATCCCAACGCTCCGCTCAAGGCCACATCGAGCGTGAACTTGAGCGGACGCCGCCCCATCCGAGTCACGTGCGCGCAGAGGGTTGAGGCGGGGAAGAAATGGCTAAAGCCCCACTGGATGAAGACGCGGCTGCGCGGGTCGGTGTTATCACTGGGCCAGAACGAATCGAAATACTTGAGCGCTCCGTAATCGGCGCGGCCCGAACCCCCTGAACAGAGCATCGCCTGGACATGAGGATACTTCTCCGTCATCCGCCGCATGAGGTCATAAAGGCCGAAGTTATAATCAATGAGCAGGTGGGATTGTTCTGAAGGGGGCAGATACGTCGAGCCGGGCTGCGTCACGTAACGGTTGGCATCCCATTTCACATAAGAAATGCCCGGATTCGACCCGAGGATGTTATCGATGGCGTTCCAGGCAAATTCACGCACCTCGGGCCGGCTCAGATCGAGCACAAGCTGGTTGCGGCTCAGCTCCAGTTCGCGGTGCGGCTGGCGGATGGCCCAGTCCGGGTGTTGCTCGAACAAGTCGCTGGCCGGGTTGACCATCTCGGGTTCGAGCCAAATGCCAAACCGGATGCCGCGCTGCCGCGCCTGCTCGGCGAGGTGCGAAAGGCCATGAGGCAATTTGTTGGTATTGACCTGCCAATCGCCCAGGCCGGCATTGTCTGCATTGCGCGGATGCCGGTTGCCAAACCACCCGTCATCCAGCAGAAAGGCGTCGGCCCCAAGTTCCTTTGCGCCGTCAAAGAGCGAGACGACTGTTTGCTCATCAAATTTGAAACCGGTCGCCTCCCAATTGTTGAGCAGGACTGGGCGGGGCTGGTCTCCGTCGCGAATTCCATAGCGGCGCGCCCAGCGGTGGAAGTTGCGGCTGACCTGGCCCTTGCCATGATCACTCCAGGTCCAAAGCATCGAGGGGGTTGTAAATGTAACGTCAGGGTGCAAATGGTACTCTGACCCGAAAGGATTGATGCCACACAAGGCGCGCAGGCGATGGTCCCAGTCCACCTCAAAGGCCAATTGATAGCTGCCCGACCAGGCCAGCGAACCGCCAAACACTTCGCCGGATTCTTCTTTGGCCGGCCCATCTAAAGCCAGCACGAATGATGGGAGGCGAAACCGGCTGGCCCGCACCCCAATTTTGGAGTCCAGGACCTTGATCCCGGGCTCGAGCTGCTCTTCAACCATATTGGCTTCCCGCGCATAATCACCTTGGAATTGGGTGAGCCAATATTCTTTGGCTCGGAAGGCCGGGGCTGAAGAAGCAAAGCGCAGGAGGGTTACCGGCCCGTTTTCCTGCTGATTGAATTCGGTCCACTGCTCGATGAGGTCCTCGGCAACATAGCTTTTAAAACAGAGGGTCGCGTAAAAGGGATAGAAGCTGTCCTTGAGTTCAATGCGCGTGAGCGTGACATTGGCATCCAGGTTCGTGGTTTCGCTCTTTGCAAACCGCAGGTCCGTCGAGGTGTTGCCATCCGCGTGGGTAACTTGCAATGCCGGTTCGCAAATAAACCCGTTCCCGTAGGCGGGATGGAATTCGGCCTCGCGTGCGGGTTTGCCCTTGGGATATGAGGCCTTGAACTCGCGGCTGCCGTAACCCAGTTCGTAAAGGCGGCCATCCTCGCCCACAAACAGGTTGATGCACGAACGAGCCGTCGTGATGGAAATGAATAAATCGCTCTCGGCGCCTGCTGATGGATTGGCCCGCAGGGCGCCCCAAGCGCAGGCAAGCATCCCCAGAACAAGCAGCCGTTGGTATCGAACCATAGGCGGCTTTTATAGCAGCCCCCCATGCGCGGCACAGGTAAATTCTCTGACGCGGATCCAGGATTGGTCGAGGATGCGCTGGCGCCTGCTCACCGATGAGGAAGTGGCGCAAATGCAGCAGGCGATCAAAGAATCACATCTTGTCGAGTAGGCTTCGAAGGGATTCAACTCAAGGCGCTTGCGACCGAAGCGTGCTACCTGTTATGGCTTGGGCGTTACATTCGGGGCCTTGCGGCAAATGCCTTCCGAGCTTGAGAGGGAGAAAAAGCTGGAGCATTTTCTCGCCCACGAGACCGACGGTGGCCGTGGGATTGAAAGGTATGCCAACGTGCCGCCCGGTAGAAAAACCATATGAAATTCAAAGCTATCTCCAGCTTGCTCGCGTCCGGCCTCTGCGCTGCGGTGCTGGCCGGCGACCAGGTCCCAATCTCTCCGGTGCTCTATTTCGATGCGCAGAAAGTTGCAGCCGCTTTTGCCAAGAGCGCGCCGTTGGTGGTCACCGACAAGTTCAAGGTCCAGACGGGCAATCGCACCACCCCGGGCGAGGTTGAAATCCACGAATGGGATACGGATGTTTTTTACATCATGGAAGGCTCGGCCACGTTCGTAACCGGGGGCGTAGCGGTTGATCCGAAACAAACAGCCCC
This window encodes:
- a CDS encoding YgdI/YgdR family lipoprotein, translating into MKRLALPLLFALGLVCGCANTYVMKLTNGIQLTTSGKPKLKGANYHYKDAQGRDNVIPQSRVEEIEPASMASHENRFVPSPPAKHHWWKFW
- a CDS encoding alpha-galactosidase produces the protein MVRYQRLLVLGMLACAWGALRANPSAGAESDLFISITTARSCINLFVGEDGRLYELGYGSREFKASYPKGKPAREAEFHPAYGNGFICEPALQVTHADGNTSTDLRFAKSETTNLDANVTLTRIELKDSFYPFYATLCFKSYVAEDLIEQWTEFNQQENGPVTLLRFASSAPAFRAKEYWLTQFQGDYAREANMVEEQLEPGIKVLDSKIGVRASRFRLPSFVLALDGPAKEESGEVFGGSLAWSGSYQLAFEVDWDHRLRALCGINPFGSEYHLHPDVTFTTPSMLWTWSDHGKGQVSRNFHRWARRYGIRDGDQPRPVLLNNWEATGFKFDEQTVVSLFDGAKELGADAFLLDDGWFGNRHPRNADNAGLGDWQVNTNKLPHGLSHLAEQARQRGIRFGIWLEPEMVNPASDLFEQHPDWAIRQPHRELELSRNQLVLDLSRPEVREFAWNAIDNILGSNPGISYVKWDANRYVTQPGSTYLPPSEQSHLLIDYNFGLYDLMRRMTEKYPHVQAMLCSGGSGRADYGALKYFDSFWPSDNTDPRSRVFIQWGFSHFFPASTLCAHVTRMGRRPLKFTLDVALSGALGLDLDARKLKPEERRAIASAVLLYKQTVREITAQGDLFRLESPYQGPRSALDYVLPDRSRAVLFVYQLADDDANKPVRPGGLDPQRNYRVRELNLAEGTSGRLDKEGQIVPGSILINEGLVPACHREFDSSIIELIAEPAR
- a CDS encoding prolyl oligopeptidase family serine peptidase encodes the protein MPRIVNGHWNKRLPMAGVAAGFLLAGFSCSHGSQPVSPAPLAALPAGSNPADPYLWLEGVTADKALAWVKAQNTISTRELEASPDFDLINKRLLSILDSKARIPYVAKHGRYYYNFWRDNKNVRGLWRRTSLEEFKKDDPTWETVLDLDKLAADEKENWVWKGYDVLYPTYDRCLVFLSRGGADARVAREFDLTTKSFVPGGFYLPEAKSDVAWRNRDTLYVGTDFGPGSLTTSGYPRIIKEWRRGTPLEQATVVFRGQPGDVEVGASVVHDHGYTYELIQRGMTFFTSEDYVRRGDQWVRIDKPDDATVGTFADQLLVRLRTDWTVNGKTFPAGSLLAANFDGCVKGERSFEPLFTPSARKSLEATSATRHYLILNELDNVRSHLYALQHQNGRWTRVPLPAPDFGSVGIHGIDPDESDDYFMTVTDFLTPSSLYLGTLAKAEREKLKSLPAFFKTDGLEITQHEATSKDGTKIPYFQVSPKGMALNGSNPTLLYGYGGFEISMLPSYSAGVGAAWLERGGVYVLANIRGGGEFGPTWHEAARKAHRQRAYDDFIAVAEDLQVRKVTSPRHLGIEGGSNGGLLMGVMLTERPGLFKAVVCQVPLLDMRRYNKLLAGASWMDEYGNPDKPEDWAYISKYSPYQNVLKEKKYPRVFFTTSTRDDRVHPGHARKMVARMEAQGHDVLYYENTEGGHGGAANNKQAAFMSALAYAFLIKELGLDGLHLQTSSAPF
- a CDS encoding efflux RND transporter periplasmic adaptor subunit, which codes for MSPQKPTLDDLRIHRQEAPETKAPLWVLLLLGVLLLGGSVAGWRLWPRGILVRAVAAREAGATAEERTVLNASGYVTARREATVSSKVTGKVIEVLVEEGMKVDEGQVLARLDDTNVKASLLLAQAQLVSASNALAETEVRIREAEQELERQKGLLTNKIATQADYDHAEASALALKARLLQQKADVEVAQRMLATWQQQLEDTVIRAPFAGIVTSKNAQPGEMISPISAGGGFTRTGICTIVDMQSLEIEIDVNESYINRVEAGQPVEATLDAYPDWKIPCKVIAIIPAADRQKSTVKVRVGFNHLDLRLLPEMSIKVAFREAGGAASSAARRVIVPKQAVRQQDGKDVVFVLHDGRAERRAVTVDSSDSDNAVIEAGLAAGERVVIEGPANLADGAAVRENY
- a CDS encoding TMEM14 family protein; translated protein: MTGNTVLWVYIVLLLVGGLMGFLKAGSKVSLITSAISAAILIVASIPSLFQPGARQLITEVILAALLVVFAIRLTKTKKFMPSGLMLVLTLAALVLRHFLH
- a CDS encoding cupin domain-containing protein, whose translation is MKFKAISSLLASGLCAAVLAGDQVPISPVLYFDAQKVAAAFAKSAPLVVTDKFKVQTGNRTTPGEVEIHEWDTDVFYIMEGSATFVTGGVAVDPKQTAPGETRAVRISGGKERRLAKGDVIVIPNRVPHWFKKVHGHMIYFAVKVTDSSR
- the mnmA gene encoding tRNA 2-thiouridine(34) synthase MnmA; the protein is MALKRTRVVVGMSGGVDSSATAALLLEQGYDVVGITLKLWPQDCISRAEDKCCGPQAVTDARAVCHKLGIPYYLIDEAAEFQTKVIQYFADEYKAGRTPNPCVMCNQNLKFGRLIERADQLGAQYIATGHFARVEKSPETARTWLKRGHDPRKDQSYFLFSLGQQQLARALFPLGEKTKADTREVARQCQLKTADKEESMEICFVPDNDYGKFLRQAKLAQTHRGEIVNVEGHVLGFHEGIEFYTIGQRKGLGISSPRPLYVLDLDPAANRVVVGGDVSGLERDEFIAERCNWIAYDPPPESVAATVKIRYNHPGAAATVTPLASGRAKVKLHTPQRAVTPGQAAVFYQDDLVLGGGWISLQR